The sequence GGACTTCAGGCGCGCCGCCAATTACGGCGGCGATTGAGTTGCGTTTGCTTCGAGCAGGTTCGCGCGCCGCCATCGTCCGGCAACGGACTTGGATCGAATGACGTCGATTCTCGGATTGGCGGTTTCGAGAACGCGTGTAAGCGCGGTGTTCCTGCGCGGCGGTGTCGTAGCTTGGAGTGAAGCTCGCTGCTGTGATGCGCGCGACCGCTCCGATCGGATCGCCGACTTGCTCGCCGCATGCCCGCGTTCGCGTTGGTCGCCTAAGCGAATGATCGCTGCTATAGGGCCAAGCGGCGTTCAGGTCAGGCGCCTGAGCGAGGTGCCGGATGCACTGGATCGGAAGGCGCTAGCCGCAGTCGTGCGCGAAAGCGTCAGCCGATTCTTTCTCAAGAGCGGCGTTCCCCTCGAAACGGCCTGCGGGCGTAGTACAGACGGCGCGTTATGGGCGGCCGCTTATGACTCCACCTTGCTTGCAGAAATAGATGAAGCGTGTCGATCGGCAGGATGGCGTCTCGACGCGGTGATACCCATGGCATCTGCGCTCGGGCTGGCGACGCACGACCAATCAGTGATCTGGGAAGATGACGACCTCCGTCTCGAGCTAACGTACTCTGATGGTGAGCTGATGCATGCGCGCTGCTCACGGGCTGGCACCGCGTCGTCTTCTTCCACGCCGCAGCCCACTCGAGCATTCATGAACGCCGGCATCGAAGCAGCCGACTTCTTGCCGGCCTACTCGGCGACGCAGGTGCGCTGGCGGGCGCCTCTTCTCCTGAAACGGTCCATCCCGTTAGGCAGCGCACCATCACGAACGCATATGGCAGTAGCGGCACTCTTGTGTTTCCTGGCGTTCTTGTTCTTGTGGATTGCGCCGGCCGTTGTAAGTACGGCGCGCGTCTATCGCGCCCGACGGGAGCTCTCCGCACTCGCGCCGCGACTGGCGACAGCTCACCGCCGGGAGATGGCGCTCGATAGCGTCAGCGAACGACTAAGCGCCGTCAACACATTTGAGATCCGAAGGCGCTCCTTGACGTTGTTGCTTGCGGAGATGACTCGAGCCCTTCCCGACAGCTGCGTTATTCTCGAGATGCGGCTCGTCGACAGCGCGGATGGAACGATCGTGGCGGCTGCGCCGCAGGCATCGGATGTCGTCGACGCGCTGGAGCGCGTCCCCGACATCAGTGCTCCGGCTATCGCCGGGCCGGTCGCAAGCATTTCGTTAGGAGGGAGACCACTCGAGCGCCTGTCCGCGACATTTCGCTTGAACGCGCCATGAAGGTCAGCTCGATTCTCCCTGAAATGACCAACCGTGACCGACGCGCACTCGCCGTTGGCGCGGTCAGCATCGCAGCGATGATCGCATTCGTGAAGGTCGTTCCCAGTTTGCGACGCTGGGACGATCGCCTCGAGTTGCGTCAAGCCCTGCTCACGCGCCAGGTGAGCGCTGCTCGGCAGCTTTTAGGCCATGATCGGGCGATGCGTGACTCGCTGAGCGCTCGCAGTCGAGCGCTCGAGGGTGTCGAGGTTGGTCTGTTGCGGGCCGAAAGCAAGTCGGCTGCGGAGGCAGCCTTGGCATCGCTCGTATCCGCAACTGCGGCAGCAGCCGGCGTCAAGATTGATGCGCTCGCGCTGGACGCCGATGTTGACGATGGTGTCGAACTCGTAACCGTGAGCGGCGGAGCCACCGGTGACATCGCGGGCGTGGCGCAGTTCATCTCGGCGCTCGAGGCAGAGCGTGCTCGTCTCGCACTCCGCTCAATGTCGATCAGACCGTCGGATGTGGCGACGGTAGACACTCGTGCGGAAAGCTTGCGGCTCGAATTCACTGTTCAGGCTCAGGTCCGAACTGCCGCACGGAGTGTCCGATGAATCCGTGGGCTATTGCACGGCTCGTTCTCTGGGTGCTTTGTGGGACGCTCGTCGTCGCCGCCACAGCGCGCGCTTACGGGAGTGCACGAGAACCAGCCTCACCGGCGCCACCTCTCCCCAACATTACTTCACCAGTCGCGTCGATAGCCGCTGACTCACTCTCGTCGCTCGCAGATAGAATCGTGGAAGGCGACATCTTTCGGCTCAGCCGCCGCCCTGCGTCGGTTGTCTTTGGCTCCAGTGCGACCAACGACTCACCGGCTGCAAAGCCCCCGAAGCCATCGTTGGTGCTTACCGGAACGATCGGTGGTCCGCCATGGCTCGGCATCCTCGACGGTGTTCCCGGCCACGATCGAAGCGTGCTCGTACACGCACGAGATACCGTCGCAGGTTTGCGGGTTCGCAGCATATCGGCAAACCGGATCGTGATCGTCGGATCGGACACAACCTGGCGCCTAACGGTGCGGCGCGCGTGGCCATGACCGTTCGATGCTGGATCGCGCTCGCAGCGTTCCTGGCTTTGCCTTTCGATGCCGGTGCCCAACGCTCGGACAGTCTGGTGACGTGGCGCGGCGACAGCGTCAGCATTCACTTCGTGGATGCAGATCTGCGTGCCGCCGTCGAGGCGCTCGCTCCGTTCTTGGACCGTCCGGTGGCGTTCGGCAGCGCCGTTCCTGCC comes from Gemmatimonadaceae bacterium and encodes:
- a CDS encoding GspMb/PilO family protein; translated protein: MKVSSILPEMTNRDRRALAVGAVSIAAMIAFVKVVPSLRRWDDRLELRQALLTRQVSAARQLLGHDRAMRDSLSARSRALEGVEVGLLRAESKSAAEAALASLVSATAAAAGVKIDALALDADVDDGVELVTVSGGATGDIAGVAQFISALEAERARLALRSMSIRPSDVATVDTRAESLRLEFTVQAQVRTAARSVR